In Actinomycetota bacterium, one genomic interval encodes:
- a CDS encoding dihydrofolate reductase family protein, whose amino-acid sequence AKKYVVSSTLEQVDWNAELVRGDLGKAVQQLKRESGKGLFVGGVKLPLALTELGLIDEYEFVVHPRLAGHGPTLFAGLSKHVDLKLVSRLEFGSGAVAMRYEPRR is encoded by the coding sequence CGGCAAAGAAGTACGTCGTGTCGAGCACCCTGGAGCAGGTCGATTGGAACGCGGAACTCGTGCGCGGGGATCTGGGCAAGGCCGTTCAGCAACTCAAGCGGGAGTCGGGCAAGGGACTGTTCGTGGGAGGTGTGAAGCTCCCACTGGCGTTGACGGAGCTGGGATTGATCGATGAGTACGAGTTCGTGGTGCATCCCAGGCTCGCGGGCCACGGGCCGACGTTGTTCGCGGGGCTCTCGAAGCATGTCGACTTGAAGCTCGTGAGCCGGCTGGAGTTCGGCTCGGGGGCAGTGGCGATGCGGTACGAGCCGAGAAGATAG